One genomic window of Ilyobacter polytropus DSM 2926 includes the following:
- the secY gene encoding preprotein translocase subunit SecY: MTLLERFNEKVNAIGKIPELKQKIIFTLLMFLIARVGTHIPAPGVDIDRLSSMTAQNDLLGYINMFSGGAFQRVSIFALGVMPYINASIVVSLLAVIIPKLEEIQKEGESGRNKVTQWTRYLTIVVAMIQGFGVCMWLQSAGLVTTPGFGFVTTTVTTLTAGTVFLMWVGEQISLKGVGNGISLLIFLNVISRMPSTVVQTVQNMKGSKFLIPILVIVAAFALITVAGIVIIQLGQRNIPVHYVGRGFSGKGGVAQSTYLPLKINTAGVMPVIFASVLMMIPSLIVNSLPADMPGRIMLGRLFTQTHPVYLITYAALIMFFSFFYTAIMFDPEKVADNLKQGGGTIPGIRPGEETVVYLENVVTKITWGGAAFLATVSVLPIAIFSSMGLPVFFGGTGIIIVVGVALDTVQQINAHLVMKEYKGFL, encoded by the coding sequence TTGACTTTGTTAGAAAGATTCAATGAAAAGGTAAATGCCATAGGCAAAATACCTGAGCTGAAACAAAAGATTATCTTCACTCTGTTGATGTTCTTAATAGCCAGAGTAGGGACTCACATCCCTGCTCCTGGTGTGGACATTGACAGGTTATCATCAATGACAGCTCAGAATGACCTTCTTGGCTATATAAATATGTTTTCAGGAGGAGCCTTTCAAAGAGTCTCCATTTTTGCGCTTGGGGTAATGCCTTACATCAATGCATCCATCGTGGTGAGTTTACTGGCAGTTATTATTCCTAAGCTCGAGGAGATTCAAAAAGAAGGTGAATCAGGAAGAAACAAGGTCACTCAGTGGACCAGATATCTGACTATTGTAGTCGCAATGATACAAGGATTTGGTGTATGTATGTGGCTTCAGTCTGCAGGTCTTGTTACAACTCCTGGATTCGGATTTGTAACAACAACTGTGACAACACTTACAGCAGGAACAGTGTTTCTTATGTGGGTGGGAGAACAGATATCTTTAAAAGGTGTAGGAAATGGAATCTCGCTCTTGATATTCTTAAATGTAATATCTAGAATGCCATCAACAGTTGTACAAACAGTACAAAATATGAAGGGTAGTAAGTTCCTTATTCCGATACTTGTGATCGTGGCAGCTTTTGCACTTATAACAGTTGCAGGAATAGTAATAATTCAACTGGGACAGAGAAATATACCTGTTCACTATGTAGGAAGAGGATTTAGTGGTAAAGGGGGAGTGGCTCAAAGCACTTACCTTCCATTAAAAATAAATACTGCTGGTGTAATGCCGGTAATCTTTGCTTCAGTGCTTATGATGATTCCATCTCTTATTGTAAATTCCTTGCCAGCAGATATGCCTGGAAGAATAATGTTAGGAAGACTATTTACTCAAACTCATCCTGTTTATTTAATAACTTATGCAGCTTTGATTATGTTTTTCTCATTTTTCTATACGGCTATTATGTTTGATCCTGAGAAAGTTGCAGACAACTTGAAACAGGGCGGAGGAACTATTCCGGGAATAAGACCTGGAGAAGAGACAGTTGTATATTTGGAAAATGTTGTCACAAAGATTACCTGGGGAGGAGCAGCATTTCTTGCGACGGTGTCAGTACTACCTATAGCGATATTCAGTTCAATGGGACTTCCTGTATTTTTCGGAGGAACCGGGATCATAATCGTTGTGGGAGTTGCACTTGATACTGTACAGCAGATAAACGCTCACCTTGTAA
- the rplO gene encoding 50S ribosomal protein L15: MKLNELKPSVPRKDRKRIGRGESSGTGKTGGKGHNGQKSRSGSYVHPGFEGGQMPLIRRVPKRGFSNSLFRKDYAVVNLDTLNRFEEGSVVTPEALKEAGIVKKMMAGLKVLGKGSLEKKLTVKAHKISASAKEAIEAQGGVVEIIEVKTFADIAGNNK, encoded by the coding sequence ATGAAGTTAAACGAATTAAAGCCTTCTGTACCTAGAAAAGACAGAAAAAGAATCGGAAGAGGAGAGTCTTCTGGTACTGGTAAAACTGGAGGTAAAGGACATAACGGACAAAAGTCAAGATCAGGTTCTTATGTTCATCCTGGATTTGAAGGTGGACAAATGCCTTTAATCAGAAGAGTGCCTAAGAGAGGATTCTCTAACTCACTTTTCAGAAAAGATTATGCAGTTGTTAATCTTGATACATTAAACAGATTCGAAGAAGGATCTGTAGTGACTCCAGAAGCTTTAAAAGAAGCTGGAATCGTTAAAAAAATGATGGCTGGTCTAAAAGTTCTTGGAAAAGGATCTTTAGAGAAAAAACTTACGGTAAAAGCTCACAAAATTTCTGCATCTGCTAAAGAAGCTATCGAAGCTCAAGGTGGAGTAGTAGAAATCATAGAAGTTAAGACTTTTGCTGACATCGCTGGAAACAACAAGTAA
- the rpmD gene encoding 50S ribosomal protein L30 has protein sequence MAKLRIKLVKSMIGRKPNHIATVKSLGLKKINNVVELEATPDIVGKVHLVSYLLNVEEV, from the coding sequence ATGGCAAAGCTTAGAATTAAGCTTGTAAAAAGCATGATCGGAAGAAAGCCTAACCATATAGCAACTGTAAAGTCGCTAGGGCTTAAGAAGATAAATAACGTTGTAGAACTAGAAGCAACACCTGATATCGTAGGGAAAGTTCATTTAGTATCTTACCTACTCAATGTAGAGGAGGTGTAA
- the rpsE gene encoding 30S ribosomal protein S5, which yields MSKFVNREEKQFEEKILTISRVSKTTKGGRTISFSVLAAVGDENGKVGIGLGKANGVPDAIKKAIAAAKRNMITVSLKGTTIPHEIIGKWGATSIWMAPAHEGTGVIAGSACREILELAGLHNILTKIRGSRTKGNVARATIEGLRELRTAEQIATLRGKEVKDILS from the coding sequence TTGTCTAAGTTTGTAAATAGAGAAGAAAAACAATTTGAAGAAAAGATACTAACTATATCTAGAGTTTCTAAAACTACAAAAGGTGGAAGAACTATATCTTTCTCAGTTCTAGCTGCGGTTGGAGATGAGAACGGTAAAGTAGGTATAGGACTAGGAAAAGCTAACGGCGTACCTGATGCAATCAAGAAGGCTATAGCTGCGGCAAAAAGAAATATGATCACTGTATCTCTTAAAGGAACTACTATTCCTCATGAAATCATTGGAAAATGGGGAGCTACTTCAATCTGGATGGCTCCAGCTCATGAAGGTACAGGGGTAATAGCAGGTTCTGCTTGTAGAGAAATTCTAGAGTTGGCAGGTCTACACAACATCCTTACAAAGATCAGAGGATCTAGAACTAAGGGGAATGTTGCTAGAGCAACTATAGAAGGTTTAAGAGAGCTTAGAACAGCTGAGCAAATCGCTACTTTAAGAGGTAAAGAAGTAAAGGATATCTTAAGCTAG
- the rplR gene encoding 50S ribosomal protein L18, with product MFKKVDRQAVRKRKQLSIRNKISGTAERPRLSVYRSNDNIFAQLIDDVNGTTLVTASTIDKEIKSDVKHGGNVESAVLVGKAIAERATAKGITNIVFDRSGYVYTGRIAALAEAAREAGLKF from the coding sequence TTGTTTAAAAAGGTTGACAGACAAGCTGTAAGAAAAAGAAAACAATTATCTATCAGAAATAAAATTTCTGGTACAGCTGAGAGACCAAGACTTTCTGTATATAGATCTAACGATAACATCTTTGCTCAACTTATCGATGACGTTAACGGAACTACATTAGTAACGGCATCAACAATCGATAAAGAGATCAAATCAGATGTTAAACACGGAGGAAATGTTGAATCTGCTGTGTTAGTAGGGAAAGCTATTGCTGAGAGAGCTACGGCTAAAGGAATAACTAACATTGTATTTGACAGATCTGGATATGTATACACAGGAAGGATTGCTGCTCTTGCTGAAGCTGCAAGAGAAGCAGGTCTGAAATTCTAA
- the rplF gene encoding 50S ribosomal protein L6, whose protein sequence is MSRVGRKPILVPAGVEVTVNEDNQVAVKGPKGTLTNEFSKEMTIKIENNEVVVERPNDLPQMRALHGTTRALINNMILGVSQGFRKTLNLVGVGYRAAAKGKGLELSLGYSHPVLINEVKGITFTVEKNTVIHIDGIEKQVVGQVASEIRSKRAPEPYKGKGVKYSDEVVRRKEGKKS, encoded by the coding sequence ATGTCAAGAGTAGGTAGAAAACCTATTTTAGTGCCTGCTGGTGTTGAAGTTACAGTTAACGAAGACAATCAAGTTGCTGTAAAAGGACCAAAAGGGACTTTAACTAATGAATTTTCAAAAGAAATGACTATAAAAATTGAAAACAATGAAGTCGTTGTAGAAAGACCTAACGATCTTCCACAAATGAGAGCACTCCACGGGACTACAAGAGCCCTTATCAATAACATGATATTAGGAGTAAGCCAAGGCTTCAGAAAAACTCTTAACCTAGTAGGTGTAGGTTACAGAGCAGCAGCAAAAGGAAAAGGACTAGAGTTATCTTTAGGATACTCTCACCCAGTTCTTATCAACGAAGTTAAAGGGATAACATTCACTGTAGAAAAAAATACAGTTATTCATATAGACGGAATTGAGAAACAGGTAGTCGGACAGGTTGCTTCTGAGATCAGATCAAAGAGAGCTCCTGAGCCGTATAAAGGAAAAGGTGTTAAGTACTCGGACGAGGTTGTTAGAAGAAAAGAAGGAAAAAAATCGTAA
- the rpsH gene encoding 30S ribosomal protein S8, producing the protein MYLTDPIADMLTRVRNANAVMHEKADVPHSNAKERIAEILKEEGYISNFKVITDGNKKNIRVYLRYSGKERIIKGIKRISKPGRRVYSSVEEMPRVLSGLGIAIVSTSKGIVTDKVARRENVGGEVLAFVW; encoded by the coding sequence ATGTATTTAACAGATCCAATCGCTGATATGTTAACAAGAGTAAGAAATGCCAATGCAGTAATGCATGAAAAGGCAGATGTTCCTCACTCGAATGCAAAAGAAAGAATCGCTGAGATTCTTAAAGAAGAAGGATATATTTCTAACTTTAAAGTAATAACTGATGGAAATAAAAAGAATATCAGAGTTTATCTTAGATATTCAGGAAAAGAAAGAATTATTAAAGGAATTAAGAGAATTTCTAAGCCTGGAAGAAGAGTTTACTCTTCTGTAGAGGAAATGCCAAGAGTATTGTCTGGTTTAGGAATCGCCATAGTTTCTACTTCTAAGGGAATTGTCACTGATAAAGTCGCTAGAAGAGAAAACGTAGGTGGAGAAGTACTTGCATTCGTTTGGTAA
- the rpsN gene encoding 30S ribosomal protein S14 — protein sequence MAKKSMIARDVKRAELCDKYAAKRAELKKRVNDGDMEAAFELNKLPKNASPVRKRNRCQLDGRPRGYMREFGISRVKFRQLAGAGLIPGIKKSSW from the coding sequence ATGGCTAAAAAGTCAATGATCGCTAGAGACGTCAAAAGAGCTGAACTTTGCGATAAATACGCTGCTAAAAGAGCAGAATTGAAAAAAAGAGTAAATGACGGTGATATGGAAGCTGCATTTGAGCTTAATAAATTACCAAAAAATGCGTCACCTGTTAGAAAAAGAAACAGATGTCAATTAGACGGTAGACCAAGAGGGTACATGAGAGAATTTGGAATCTCGAGGGTAAAATTTAGACAATTAGCCGGTGCTGGTTTAATCCCTGGTATTAAAAAGTCATCTTGGTAA
- the rplE gene encoding 50S ribosomal protein L5, whose protein sequence is MSKYVSRYHKFYNEEIVTTLMKELGLKNVMECPKLEKIVVNMGVGEATQNSKLIDAALSDLTIISGQKPIVRKARKSEAGFKLREDMPIGVKVTLRKERMYDFLDRLVNVVLPRVRDFEGVSANAFDGRGNYSIGLRDQLVFPEIDYDKVDKLLGMSITIVSSSKSDEEGRALLKAFGMPFKK, encoded by the coding sequence GTGTCTAAATACGTTTCTAGATATCATAAGTTTTACAATGAAGAAATAGTTACTACTCTTATGAAAGAGTTAGGACTTAAAAATGTAATGGAATGCCCTAAGCTAGAAAAAATCGTAGTTAACATGGGTGTAGGAGAAGCTACTCAAAACTCAAAGCTTATCGACGCAGCCCTAAGTGATCTTACAATTATTTCTGGACAGAAGCCAATAGTTAGAAAAGCTAGAAAGTCTGAAGCAGGATTCAAACTTAGAGAAGATATGCCTATCGGTGTAAAAGTTACTCTAAGAAAAGAAAGAATGTACGACTTTTTAGATAGATTAGTAAACGTAGTGCTTCCAAGGGTTAGAGATTTCGAAGGAGTTTCTGCAAATGCTTTTGACGGAAGAGGAAACTATTCTATAGGTCTTAGAGATCAATTAGTTTTCCCTGAAATCGATTATGATAAAGTTGATAAACTACTTGGAATGTCTATCACTATCGTTTCTTCTTCCAAATCGGATGAAGAAGGAAGAGCATTACTTAAGGCTTTCGGAATGCCTTTTAAAAAGTAA
- the rplX gene encoding 50S ribosomal protein L24, with translation MARPKIKFVPNKMHVKTGDTVYVISGKDKGKTGKVLQVFTKKGKVVVEGINVVTKHMKPTPMNPQGGVVTKPAPIFSSKVMLFDEKAGKPTKTGFKFVDGKKVRYSKVSGEVL, from the coding sequence GTGGCTAGACCTAAAATAAAATTCGTACCTAATAAAATGCACGTTAAGACTGGAGACACTGTTTATGTGATTTCAGGAAAAGATAAAGGTAAGACTGGAAAAGTACTACAAGTTTTTACTAAAAAAGGTAAAGTTGTAGTAGAGGGAATAAATGTAGTAACTAAGCATATGAAGCCAACTCCAATGAACCCACAAGGTGGAGTTGTAACTAAACCAGCTCCTATTTTCTCATCAAAAGTTATGCTGTTTGATGAGAAAGCTGGAAAACCTACAAAAACTGGATTTAAATTTGTGGATGGAAAAAAAGTAAGATACTCAAAAGTATCAGGAGAAGTTTTATAA
- the rplN gene encoding 50S ribosomal protein L14: MVQQQTILNVADNSGAKKIMVIRVLGGSRRRFGKIGDIVVASVKEASPGGNVKKGDVVKAVIVRTRKELRREDGSYIKFDDNAAVVLNNNLEARATRIFGPVARELRAKNFMKIVSLAPEVL, from the coding sequence ATGGTACAACAACAAACTATCCTTAATGTTGCTGATAATTCTGGTGCTAAAAAAATAATGGTAATCAGAGTACTAGGTGGTTCTAGAAGAAGATTTGGTAAAATCGGTGACATTGTTGTGGCATCAGTTAAAGAGGCATCACCTGGCGGAAACGTTAAAAAAGGAGATGTAGTAAAAGCGGTTATAGTTAGAACAAGAAAAGAATTAAGAAGAGAAGATGGTTCTTACATCAAGTTTGATGATAATGCTGCAGTTGTATTAAACAACAACTTAGAAGCAAGAGCTACAAGAATCTTTGGCCCAGTTGCAAGAGAGCTAAGAGCTAAAAACTTTATGAAAATAGTTTCCCTTGCACCAGAAGTATTATAA
- the rpsQ gene encoding 30S ribosomal protein S17, translating into MRNDRKVREGIVVSDKMDKTIVVLEESMKLHPIYKKRMKSSNKFKAHDENNVAKTGDKVKIMETRPLSKDKRWRLVEIIEKAK; encoded by the coding sequence TTGAGAAACGATAGAAAAGTTAGAGAAGGTATTGTTGTTTCTGACAAGATGGACAAAACCATCGTTGTTTTAGAAGAGTCAATGAAATTACACCCGATCTACAAGAAGAGAATGAAATCATCAAATAAGTTCAAAGCTCACGATGAAAATAATGTAGCTAAAACTGGTGATAAAGTTAAAATTATGGAAACTAGGCCATTATCTAAAGATAAGAGATGGAGACTAGTTGAGATTATAGAAAAGGCTAAATAA
- the rpmC gene encoding 50S ribosomal protein L29 has protein sequence MRAKEIKEISTEDLVVKCKELKEELFNLKFQLSLGQLTNTAKIRQVRRDIARIKTDLNER, from the coding sequence ATGAGAGCTAAAGAGATAAAAGAGATATCAACTGAAGACTTAGTTGTTAAATGCAAAGAGCTTAAGGAAGAACTTTTCAACCTAAAGTTCCAACTTTCATTAGGTCAACTTACTAACACTGCTAAAATCAGACAAGTTAGAAGAGACATTGCAAGAATTAAAACTGACTTAAACGAAAGATAA
- the rplP gene encoding 50S ribosomal protein L16 — MLMPKRTKHRKMFRGRMKGKAQKGNTVAFGDFGLMAMEPHWITNRQIESCRVAINRTFKREGTTYIRIFPDKPITARPAGVRMGKGKGNVEGWVAVVKPGRIMFEVAGVTEEKAMQALRKATMKLPIKCKIVKRENGGETNES; from the coding sequence ATGTTAATGCCTAAAAGAACTAAACACAGAAAAATGTTTAGAGGTAGAATGAAAGGTAAAGCACAAAAAGGTAATACTGTTGCTTTTGGAGATTTTGGACTAATGGCAATGGAGCCTCATTGGATTACTAATAGACAGATTGAATCTTGTAGAGTAGCTATAAACAGAACTTTCAAAAGAGAGGGTACTACTTATATCAGGATATTCCCTGACAAGCCAATTACTGCAAGACCTGCAGGGGTAAGAATGGGTAAAGGTAAAGGAAACGTTGAAGGTTGGGTAGCAGTTGTAAAACCTGGAAGAATTATGTTTGAAGTTGCAGGAGTAACTGAAGAAAAGGCTATGCAGGCATTAAGAAAAGCTACTATGAAACTACCTATCAAATGTAAAATTGTAAAAAGAGAGAATGGTGGTGAAACTAATGAGAGCTAA
- the rpsC gene encoding 30S ribosomal protein S3: protein MGQKVDPRGLRLGITRTWDSNWYADKKEYAKYFHEDITIREVIKKTYFHAGVSKIRIERTSPSHVVVFIHTAKAGIVIGRKGAEIESLKRKLEKLTGKKLTIKVQEEKGFNTDAVLVAENIATGIERRVAYKRAINQAVMRAMRAGVKGIKIMASGRLNGAEIARSEWVVEGKVPLHTLRADIDYATATAQTTYGALGIKVWIFHGEVLPSKKEGGDK from the coding sequence GTGGGACAAAAGGTAGATCCTAGAGGGTTAAGACTTGGAATAACAAGAACTTGGGACTCTAACTGGTATGCAGATAAAAAAGAATATGCTAAGTACTTCCATGAAGATATAACTATCAGAGAAGTTATTAAGAAGACTTATTTTCACGCAGGAGTTTCTAAGATCAGAATAGAAAGAACTTCACCTTCACACGTGGTAGTTTTTATTCATACAGCAAAAGCTGGTATAGTTATCGGAAGAAAAGGTGCGGAAATAGAGTCTCTTAAGAGAAAGTTAGAAAAACTGACTGGAAAGAAGCTTACAATAAAAGTACAAGAAGAGAAAGGGTTCAATACAGATGCAGTTCTTGTTGCTGAAAACATCGCAACTGGAATTGAGAGAAGGGTTGCTTATAAAAGAGCGATCAATCAAGCTGTAATGAGAGCTATGAGAGCAGGAGTTAAAGGTATAAAAATCATGGCTTCTGGAAGACTTAATGGTGCTGAAATAGCAAGAAGCGAATGGGTAGTGGAAGGTAAAGTACCTCTACACACACTAAGAGCTGACATTGACTACGCAACAGCGACAGCACAAACAACTTACGGAGCGCTTGGAATTAAAGTTTGGATCTTCCATGGAGAAGTTCTTCCAAGTAAGAAGGAAGGAGGCGACAAGTAA